The following nucleotide sequence is from Bacteroidota bacterium.
TCAGGAGGAAATTTATCGTATGGAAAAATTTCGTTATCGATAAACATTTCAACGCGCGCAATATATATTCGTGTTATAATTTCAACATTAAGATCTTCGCGATAAATTTCTTCACGAATTCCCCGTTCCAGATTATTTTTTATGCTGTTATACACTTCTGTGATCCGGTGATTTTTAAAAACATTCCAACTTTCAGGGTGGTATTTTCTGAGGTCGAACATTAAACTTGGATTCATGTTCTTACTCATTTCATTCATCCAGTTTGCAATTCCTATCATTTCATCTATAGCAGTTTTTGCCTCACTTAATATTTCTTCTACAGCCTTATTTTGACAGGCAAAGTGATGCACGATAATTTGATGAATCAGGTCATCTTTATTCTCAAAGAACTGGTAAAGGGTTTTCTTACTGATGCCCAACTCGCGGGAAACATCATCCATGGTGACGCTTTTTATGCCGTACCGCATGAAGAGACGCTCGCAGCGGGATAATATTTTATCCTTATCCTCCGTAGCTTTAGCGAAGGAGGACTTGTCCATTTCCGTAGATTTAGCAAGGGAAACCTTTTCGTTCTGTCCTTTATTATCATCACCATTCTGCTCAGAATCCTTCTTCCGACCCAATTCTTCCTCGTTATTCATTTGATTTTCCATTAGTTATGTGCCTAAACCCTTGTTTTTGGCCAATTTTTTGAATTAGGATGCAAAGGTAAATACAAGAAACTCAGGAAACCAAGAATTGTTCGAAAGTTTCCATAGTTTTTTTATTAATTTAATTTTTTCGTCATTTAAGGGGTCAGGGAGTAAACTTTCTGATGCAAAATTGTATCAGCAGTTTCCTGTTTAGAAGGTATTTTCGATGAACGGGCGAATTTTCGGGTTGAATCGCACTTTCCGATGAACCGAATGGCAGGTTAAAGCATTTATAAATTCCACTCAGTTAATTTCTTAATTTTGTTAAATAAATCCACGTCAATGAAGCTTATTTTAACTCTTTTGCTGGCATTTCTTGTTGCCGGAATACAGGCA
It contains:
- a CDS encoding TetR/AcrR family transcriptional regulator, with translation MENQMNNEEELGRKKDSEQNGDDNKGQNEKVSLAKSTEMDKSSFAKATEDKDKILSRCERLFMRYGIKSVTMDDVSRELGISKKTLYQFFENKDDLIHQIIVHHFACQNKAVEEILSEAKTAIDEMIGIANWMNEMSKNMNPSLMFDLRKYHPESWNVFKNHRITEVYNSIKNNLERGIREEIYREDLNVEIITRIYIARVEMFIDNEIFPYDKFPPEKTFNVFIDYHIRGIATPKGIKLLEKIKSEKHGI